From Pseudomonadota bacterium, a single genomic window includes:
- the tnpA gene encoding IS200/IS605 family transposase has translation NGEDDHVHLLVEYPPKLAISALVNSLKGVSSRLLRKQRPDIEKRYWNNMLWSPSYFAASCGGASLAIIKEYIKQQRAQD, from the coding sequence GAACGGGGAAGATGATCACGTGCATCTGCTGGTTGAATATCCCCCAAAACTTGCTATTTCTGCTCTGGTTAACAGCCTCAAGGGTGTTTCGAGCCGTCTGCTGCGCAAACAACGCCCTGATATTGAAAAACGGTACTGGAACAACATGTTGTGGAGTCCTTCGTATTTTGCCGCTTCCTGCGGTGGTGCGTCATTGGCTATTATCAAAGAGTACATTAAACAGCAACGCGCTCAAGACTGA